From a single Larimichthys crocea isolate SSNF chromosome XIII, L_crocea_2.0, whole genome shotgun sequence genomic region:
- the uts2r3 gene encoding urotensin-2 receptor — translation MELSGSLPPPSPYTLPILPNFSVPSSSPSISPSPSLASTALFCSLLSLLSLLGITGNLYTLGLLLRRRRSRRRRGTGPTCCLMRVPVPSCLANSSSPSSSPISSSSSSSSSLHLQVLSLALADLLYLFTAPFIVYDSLASGWAFGELGCRLLLSLDLLTMHASIFTLTAMSLDRYRAVAHPLHTSSSNSSGLLRVGLAWGLAVALSLPMMITLHLEDGENQEGQLCVPAWDEQSSKAYLSVLFCTSILGPGLAIGALYATLGRLYWVSQTRPAWASGSSACPPRAPKPKVLLLILGIVLAFWACFLPFWIWQLLPLYQPDMLRTVPVGTQVTVNRILTGLTYGNSCVNPFFYTLLTGKRRRVRQTLTSANQLCRKSSPLQ, via the coding sequence ATGGAACTCTCAGGCTCTTTGCCTCCACCTTCCCCATACACCCTCCCCATTCTTCCCAATTTCTCTgtgccctcctcctctccctccatctctccatcacCCAGCCTGGCATCCACAGCTCTCTTCTGctccctcctctcactcctctccttgCTAGGCATCACAGGAAACCTGTACACTCTGGGCCTCCTCCTGAGGCGCAGGAGAAGTAGGAGAAGACGTGGAACAGGACCAACGTGCTGCCTAATGAGAGTACCTGTACCATCCTGCCTTGCCAActcctcttccccttcctcctcccccatctcctcttcctcgtcctcctcttcctctctccaccttCAGGTGCTGAGCCTTGCTCTTGCTGATCTGCTCTACCTTTTCACCGCTCCCTTCATTGTGTATGACAGCCTGGCTTCAGGCTGGGCCTTTGGCGAGCTAGGCTGTCGCCTCCTGCTGAGCCTCGACCTCCTCACTATGCACGCCTCCATCTTCACCCTCACTGCCATGAGCCTAGACCGCTACCGGGCTGTGGCCCATCCCCTGCATACCTCTTCCTCCAACTCCTCTGGCTTGTTGCGTGTAGGCCTGGCCTGGGGGCTGGCTGTGGCTCTTAGTCTGCCCATGATGATCACATTGCACCTGGAGGATGGGGAGAACCAGGAGGGCCAGCTGTGTGTGCCGGCTTGGGACGAGCAGAGCTCCAAGGCCTATCTAAGTGTGCTTTTCTGCACTAGCATTCTTGGTCCTGGGCTGGCCATTGGAGCGCTTTACGCTACGCTAGGCCGGCTTTACTGGGTGTCTCAGACCAGGCCAGCCTGGGCCAGTGGGAGCAGCGCTTGTCCTCCCCGTGCACCTAAACCCAAAGTCCTGCTCCTCATACTAGGTATTGTCCTTGCTTTTTGGGCCTGCTTCCTCCCTTTCTGGATTTGGCAGCTGCTGCCTCTCTACCAGCCTGACATGCTGAGGACAGTACCAGTAGGGACACAGGTGACAGTGAATCGTATCCTCACGGGGCTGACCTACGGAAACTCCTGTGTGAATCCTTTCTTCTACACGCTATTGACTGGAAAACGAAGACGCGTCCGGCAGACGCTGACATCAGCAAATCAGCTCTGCCGTAAGAGCAGCCCACTGCAGTAG
- the kcnj14 gene encoding ATP-sensitive inward rectifier potassium channel 14: MMGAARVKRRFSAVVDGPVEEEEVMRLAQSAADTARAGGSPTGSGTPTSPSPIHALNGRTLPLQSNTNNARRQSAIGESVGGDAGEGGVRAGGMCSGLRSGRGSSVGGRGKGRSSSDQDSLSSPSTTRRRRTRRSSRRPRQRFVGKDGRCNVTFVNMSERGQRYLSDLFTTCVDIRWRWMLVIFTLSFLLSWLFFGFAFWLIASMHGDLSIRLTPSSGSSLGSGEAGSGGESDREAVVEEPCFLQVNSFMAAFLFSLETQTSIGYGFRSVTEECPLAVMAVVLQCILGCIIDAFIIGAVMAKIAKPKKRNQTLVFSDTAVVALRDGKLCMMWRVGNLRKSHLVEAHVRAQLLKPRVTEEGEFLPLDNADINVGFDTGTDRIFLVSPVTIVHEINDESPFFEIDQKTLENDPDLEVVVILEGMVEATAMTTQCRSSYLASEIHWGHRFEPVLFEKKDGYQVDYSFFHRTYEIPNTPSCSAKELAEQKYIQSSCSSFCYENEVALQLVSPDDEPDKDPECPSPPTRKQSLAEHLHYN; this comes from the exons ATGATGGGGGCGGCACGTGTGAAACGCCGTTTCAGTGCTGTGGTTGATGggcctgtggaggaggaggaggtcatgAGGCTGGCACAGAGTGCTGCAGATACGGCTAGGGCAGGGGGGAGTCCAACAGGGTCAGGGACCCCAACCAGCCCCTCCCCGATCCATGCCCTGAACGGCAGAACTCTACCTCTCCAAAGCAACACCAACAATGCGCGGAGGCAGAGTGCCATTGGAGAGTCAGTTGGAGGAGATGCAGGAGAAGGCGGGGTGAGAGCAGGAGGAATGTGCTCAGGGCTAAGGAGTGGAAGAGGCAGTAGTGTAGGAGGAAGAGGTAAAGGCCGGTCATCCTCTGACCAGGATTCACTCTCTTCCCCCTCCACTACCAGACGCCGGCGCACCAGGCGTTCAAGCCGCCGGCCCCGACAACGCTTTGTGGGCAAGGACGGACGCTGCAACGTCACCTTTGTCAACATGAGCGAGAGGGGCCAGCGCTACCTCAGTGACCTTTTCACCACCTGTGTGGACATCCGCTGGCGTTGGATGTTGGTCatcttcaccctctccttccttctctcctggCTGTTCTTTGGATTTGCCTTCTGGCTTATTGCCTCCATGCATGGGGACCTTTCCATTCGGCTTACCCCCAGCTCAGGTTCCTCCCTGGGATCAGGAGAGGCTGGGTCTGGAGGAGAGTCTGATAGAGAGGCAGTTGTTGAGGAGCCGTGCTTCCTCCAGGTGAACAGCTTCATGGCGGCCTTTTTATTCTCCTTGGAGACGCAGACATCCATTGGTTACGGATTCAGAAGCGTGACCGAAGAATGTCCCCTGGCGGTGATGGCGGTCGTTTTGCAGTGCATTTTGGGCTGCATTATTGACGCCTTCATCATCGGGGCAGTCATGGCAAAGATTGCCAAGCCCAAGAAGCGCAACCAAACATTGGTGTTCTCTGACACAGCTGTGGTGGCGCTGAGGGATGGGAAACTCTGCATGATGTGGAGGGTTGGAAACCTCCGCAAGAGCCACCTGGTAGAGGCGCATGTTCGAGCACAACTACTGAAG CCAAGGGTGACGGAAGAGGGAGAGTTCCTCCCACTGGACAATGCTGACATCAACGTGGGTTTTGACACTGGCACTGACCGCATCTTCTTGGTCTCGCCAGTTACAATTGTCCACGAGATCAACGATGAGTCACCCTTCTTCGAGATTGACCAAAAGACTCTGGAGAATGATCCTGACTTGGAGGTAGTGGTCATACTCGAGGGCATGGTGGAGGCTACAGCCATGACCACACAGTGCCGTAGCTCCTATCTGGCTTCTGAAATCCACTGGGGACACCGATTTGAACCAGTGCTCTTTGAGAAGAAAGACGGCTACCAG GTGGACTACTCATTCTTCCATCGGACGTATGAGATCCCAAACACACCTTCATGCAGTGCTAAAGAGCTGGCTGAGCAGAAGTACATTCAAAGCTCATGCTCGTCATTCTGCTATGAGAACGAAGTGGCTCTGCAACTCGTCTCCCCAGATGATGAGCCTGACAAAGACCCTGAGTGTCCCTCCCCACCGACCCGAAAGCAGTCCCTGGCAGAACATCTCCACTATAACTGA